A window of the Fusarium poae strain DAOMC 252244 chromosome 3, whole genome shotgun sequence genome harbors these coding sequences:
- a CDS encoding hypothetical protein (MEROPS:MER0037714): MLLLRDQNTGSSNMENSKKQVFFGTFISSKSPKELNYHHDTLVCVDGEGKIVKVDTKGCDRDQLEQRLDELLGWELSEVDVHIAKPGEFFFPGFVDSHVHASQYPNVGIFGKTTLLDWLEKYTFPLESSLKDLNKARRVYGSCVRRTLSHGTTTAAYYATIDVAATNLLADLCLEIGQRALVGRVCMDNPDMCPSYYRDESVQEGLEKTRQTIQHVQKIDPGFKLVSPVLTPRFAPTCSSESMKGLAKIQKELDLPVQTHVSENEGEIELVAELFPESESYTQLYDECGLLTSRTILAHAVHLTDEEAKLIAKRGSKVSHCPCSNSSLTSGSARVRWLWDQGITVGLGTDMSGGYSPSVLEAARQAALVSRHVAMGLQEDKERNKLTVEEVLYLATRGGAQVVGLEDRIGGFEEGMEWDAQLIRLGSVDMDGIAEEDGNVNIFGWETWEEKIAKWLFNGDDRNVKQVWVRGRVVHARQ; this comes from the exons ATGCTTCTCTTAAGAGATCAAAATACAGGATCTTCAAACATGGAAAACTCGAAGAAGCAGGTCTTTTTCGGAACGTTTATTTCCAGCAAAAGCCCGAAAGAACTCAACTACCATCATGATACCCTTGTCTGTGTTGATGGAGAGGGCAAGATTGTCAAAGTTGACACTAAAGGTTGCGACCGAGATCAGCTTGAACAGAGACTTGATGAACTACTGGGCTGGGAACTgagtgaagttgatgttcATATCGCTAAACCTGGCGAGTTCTTCTTCCCTGGGTTTGTCG ACTCCCATGTTCATGCATCTCAGTACCCGAATGTGGGAATATTTGGAAAAACAACACTTCTGGACTGGCTAGAAAAATACACGTTTCCCCTCGAGTCCAGTCTCAAAGACTTGAACAAGGCGCGTCGAGTATATGGTTCATGTGTGCGACGAACACTTTCTCACGGAACAACAACGGCAGCTTACTATGCGACAATCGACGTAGCGGCGACAAACCTTCTTGCCGATCTTTGTCTGGAAATCGGACAAAGAGCTCTTGTAGGCCGCGTGTGCATGGATAACCCGGACATGTGTCCCAGCTACTACCGCGATGAGAGCGTCCAAGAAGGACTAGAGAAGACGAGACAGACTATTCAGCACGTGCAAAAGATCGACCCAGGGTTCAAGCTGGTTTCGCCTGTGTTGACGCCGCGCTTTGCACCGACTTGCTCTAGCGAGTCGATGAAGGGGTTGGCAAAGATCCAGAAGGAGCTAGATCTTCCTGTACAGACACATGTCTCGGAGAACGAAGGGGAGATTGAACTAGTTGCGGAGTTGTTTCCAGAATCAGAGTCATATACGCAGCTTTACGACGAGTGCGGCCTGTTGACTTCCCGGACGATTCTGGCACATGCTGTGCATTTGACAGACGAAGAGGCCAAGTTAATAGCAAAGCGTGGAAGCAAGGTCTCACATTGTCCATGCAGTAACAGCTCCCTCACCAGTGGATCCGCTCGAGTGCGCTGGCTTTGGGATCAGGGCATTACTGTTGGTCTCGGCACGGATATGAGCGGCGGCTACAGCCCTTCTGTTCTCGAAGCGGCACGGCAAGCAGCTCTCGTCAGTCGGCATGTCGCCATGGGTCTGCAGGAAGACAAGGAACGGAACAAGTTGACAGTGGAAGAGGTCTTGTACCTTGCGACTCGCGGCGGAGCACAAGTGGTCGGGCTTGAAGATAGAATCGGTGGGTTTGAGGAGGGGATGGAATGGGATGCGCAGTTGATTCGACTAGGAAGTGTTGATATGGATGGAATcgcagaggaagatggcaaCGTCAACATCTTTGGGTGGGAGACTTGGGAAGAGAAGATTGCCAAGTGGTTGTTTAACGGAGATGATCGGAACGTGAAGCAAGTTTGGGTGAGGGGAAGAGTGGTCCATGCAAGGCAGTAG